TCCGCTGGAGTCTCGTATGTTGGACCAGTAAAAAGCATATACACACCTTTTTTAATCTCTAAATCAATATTGTTAGCACACTTATGTGCAATTTCTATTAAGTCATTGTCATAAGCATGTGACATATCAGGAAATCTTGGACCAAATTCATCTATATTCTTACCAATTAAAGGATTGTTTGATGCAAAGTTAATATGGTCTTCAATCAACATAAGATCTCCAGGTTCAAAGCTTTCATTAACTCCACCAGCAGCATTAGTTATCATCAGTTTATTTATACCTAAAAGCTTCATAACTCTAACTGGTAGTGTAACATCGCTCATTTTATAACCTTCATAATAATGAAATCTTCCTTGCATTGCAATTACTTTTTTTCCTTCTAATTCGCCTAATACAAGTTGTCCTTTATGTCCTTGTACAGTTGACTTAGGGAAATTAGGTATATCATTATATTTTATTTCCATCTTATTTCTTATTTCTTCTGCTAATACTCCTAATCCAGATCCTAAAATCATTCCGATTTCTGGCGTAAACTCATTGCTTTTTTCTTTTATATATTTAGCTGATTCTTCAATATTTTTTATCATATTTTGCTCCTTATGTTTTATTATTTTATATTATGCTCTTGGATGAGCTTTTTGATATATTTCTTTTATCCTTACATTATTTAATTGGGTATAAACTTGAGTGGTAGAAATATCTGAATGCCCCAGCATCTCTTGTATTGATTTTAAATCGGCACCATTTTGCAACAAATGGACTGCAAAAGAATGCCTTAAGGTTTGCGGGGTTATTTTTTTATTTATTTCAGCTTTTTGAGCATAAAATTTAACTATTTTCCAAAAACCTTGCCTACTCAATCTATTGCCATAATGGTTTAAAAATAAAGAATCTTCATCTTTATTGTTTAAAAAATAATTCCTATGCTTAGTTAAATATGTATTTAAAGCTGTAATTGATAGTTTTCCTATTGGGATAACTCTTGCTTTTGATGTATTTTTAGAACATGTTATAAAACCAAGTTTTAGATTGACATCAGAAACATTTAATGCTATCAATTCACTTACTCTTATTCCAGATGCATAAAGAAGTTCAAGCATTGCCTTGTCCCTAATTCCTTTAGGTGTTTTTATATTTGGTTGATCAAGTAGATGTGCAACTTCATCTGTACTTAGTATACCTGGTAATTTTTTTTCTTGTTTTGGCGACTTTAAATCAAGAGTGGGATCATTTTTAATTATTCCATTATTTAATAAATACTGATAAAAGGTTCTAAGCGAGGCTAAATTACGTGATATAGTAGAATTAGATTTACCTGTATTTTGTATATGTAGTAAATAAGTAATTATGACTGTCTTATTAACATCTCTTAAATTATTAATGTCTTTTTGTTTTAAATAATTCTCAAACTGATTAACATCTCTATTATAACATTCTATAGTATTTTTAGATAATTCCTTATCATTTGCTAAGTAATTAATAAAGTTTAGGGTTAAATAATCCATTAAAAAAATCTCCTTTAAATATCTTTTATCACGGGTAAATATATAATTCAACAAAAATACTCTATTTCCTTCTATATTTATCGTAAATTGACGTTAAACATATATTCTATATAAAATATTTTGTTAATCTAGTTGTGTTTAAGAAATTTGGATACTTTCTGCTTACCTACTTAGAACCATTTTCATGAAAATTGGTGTTACATAAGCCTCTACTATACTACCAACTATTAATAAAGTTGTAACTAACAAAATAGTAATGCTATAATTGATAATATTCTGATATGTAGAATATCTGTATTGCCTTCTCCTTTTTAAAAAGTTAGTAGAGAAACTAAAAGATATAACTGATATAATAATAAGTCCAGGAATAATAAAAATGTTTTGAGGTAATATAGCTAATAGAGAAAACAAGATACCCTTTAATCCAAATTCTTTAAATAAAAAAGTAACAGTGAAACCTATAACAAATCCTCTAAGTGATATTATACAAAAAGTAAGTGGAACACCTATTATAATTATACCAAAAAGCCATAAAAGAAATACAGTTTTTAGATTATTTAATATTGATTGCTTTAGTAAAATAATACTTTTTATATCTGTCTCATTTAAAACTTTAAAATAAGAATTTAAAAAACTAACTAAGTTTTTAATTTGCTGTTCTTCTAGTACTTTTGACATAATAGAACCTACTGCTATACCTAGTATTAAGAAAACAATGATAATTAAATATATTCCAGTACATTTATTAAAATGTTCTCTTGCTTTTCTTTTAAAATTTGTTTTAAACATGATTTCTACTCCTTTCATTTTCATAAGTTAACTTATTATTAAAGTTTAGCGTTTAATTTTATAGAAGACTTAGTTACTTAAAAAGTGTACTTACTATATTTTTATTAAAGAAGTTGTACTAAAATACCAATAAAAAATTATTTTATAAAGATAAACTTTTTTTAAGTTCCTTTCTAAGAAGAGTATCTAACAAACCTCTAATAACTACCTATAACAACTATTCGAACAAATAATCCACTAAAGGGTTCAATCTGAATTTTCTTAGCTGGTGAGGTTTACCTAGCTATTTTTTCTAATTTTTATCATTGCAAGTCATAAATGTTTTCTATATAAAAAAAGGCTATCTCAAATTGTTTTCTTGAGATAACCTAAGTATGTAATCCATTGTAAATGTTTATAAATTATTTTTGCTATCTATTATTGATTTTATAGCTAATATAGCGGATATTGTTTTGCTATCTATTATTTCACCATTAAAGATCATTTTAATTGCTTCATCTACATCTATTTTCAAGATATCTATATACTCATCTTCATCAGGATTTGGGTTACCAAATTCCAAATCATACGCTGCATATAGATGTATTATTTCATTGCTAAAACCTGGTGTAGAATAAAATTTAAAAAGAAAGTCTATTGTACCAGCTATTATTCCAGTTTCTTCTTTTAATTCTCTAATAACA
The sequence above is a segment of the Abyssisolibacter fermentans genome. Coding sequences within it:
- a CDS encoding purine-nucleoside phosphorylase, producing the protein MIKNIEESAKYIKEKSNEFTPEIGMILGSGLGVLAEEIRNKMEIKYNDIPNFPKSTVQGHKGQLVLGELEGKKVIAMQGRFHYYEGYKMSDVTLPVRVMKLLGINKLMITNAAGGVNESFEPGDLMLIEDHINFASNNPLIGKNIDEFGPRFPDMSHAYDNDLIEIAHKCANNIDLEIKKGVYMLFTGPTYETPAEIKMARILGADAVGMSTVPEVIAAVHSGIKVIGISCITNMAAGILPSPLNHEEVIETTQKVKNKFICFAKEILKSI
- the xerD gene encoding site-specific tyrosine recombinase XerD, producing MDYLTLNFINYLANDKELSKNTIECYNRDVNQFENYLKQKDINNLRDVNKTVIITYLLHIQNTGKSNSTISRNLASLRTFYQYLLNNGIIKNDPTLDLKSPKQEKKLPGILSTDEVAHLLDQPNIKTPKGIRDKAMLELLYASGIRVSELIALNVSDVNLKLGFITCSKNTSKARVIPIGKLSITALNTYLTKHRNYFLNNKDEDSLFLNHYGNRLSRQGFWKIVKFYAQKAEINKKITPQTLRHSFAVHLLQNGADLKSIQEMLGHSDISTTQVYTQLNNVRIKEIYQKAHPRA
- the spoIIM gene encoding stage II sporulation protein M, encoding MFKTNFKRKAREHFNKCTGIYLIIIVFLILGIAVGSIMSKVLEEQQIKNLVSFLNSYFKVLNETDIKSIILLKQSILNNLKTVFLLWLFGIIIIGVPLTFCIISLRGFVIGFTVTFLFKEFGLKGILFSLLAILPQNIFIIPGLIIISVISFSFSTNFLKRRRQYRYSTYQNIINYSITILLVTTLLIVGSIVEAYVTPIFMKMVLSR
- a CDS encoding NUDIX hydrolase, with product MNTIEKTISTKKIYEGKIINLRIDTIELPDQKYSKREIVEHNGGSAVIPVTADNKIVFVKQYRKAAEDYLIEIPAGKIDTGEDPRDCVIRELKEETGIIAGTIDFLFKFYSTPGFSNEIIHLYAAYDLEFGNPNPDEDEYIDILKIDVDEAIKMIFNGEIIDSKTISAILAIKSIIDSKNNL